The nucleotide window ACAGTCAAACAAGTTTCCAAAATTCACACATAAGTGCTGAGACACCACGTGCTCTTTATTTCAATGAGGACCATCACATTGGCTGGGTAAAAGGCGGCGATGTCGAGCTGGCCACTATCGATCCAAAAATCGGAATGGCCTTTTATCAAATTGGCCTTCCCAAGCCTGGAGATGGAGCTCTGCGCCATACCCTTTTTAATCGCAATCCTGATTGCCTGTTCTGTCATGCAGGCACGGAAACTACACCATATCCTGGCCTAGTCGCCCATTCTGTCTTCGCCACTCGAACCGGCGCACAGATTCTCAGAGATCAGTCTTACAACGTGGACCACCGCACTCCGATCCAACCCCGAGCGTCCGCTGTATCGTGATATGGAGGCAGCGGATATTCCACGCTTGGATGCATTGGGACGGCGACGTGATTTTCACTCTTTTAGAGGCACCTTTGCTACGTCTCTAGCAGCCCATGGAGTTGCGCCGCGCGTTGCTCAAGAATTGATGCGTTACAGGGATCCTCAGCTGACGGCAAAAGTCTATACAGACACCTTTGAATTGCCTGTTTTGAACGCGGTAAATTCGCTGCCTTGGATCGAAAATTCGGCAAAAACCCACAAATAGACCCACAAAAGGGGGACTCACATAGGCAAAATCTGTCGCAATCTGACCCGCTATCATTCCCGCAACCTGATCGTAAATCTACTGATAATCAGGGCTTTATGCCAGATCTGGCAGCCACTGGCATGGATGGACAAATGGTGGAGGTGGCGGGAGTTGAACCCGCGTCCCTGTGGTTTTCCTAATAGGCTTCTACGCGTGTAGTCGGTTGTTTGATGTCACCGGAGCGGCGGGAAGCGACACCCTTCGCTGCGGTCAGCCCGCTAGATACTGGTTCCATACAGCGGGCAGCATGGTCCAGTTGCTCTCTAGTCGTCGCCCCACTCCCCTAGAGAGCATCAGGGGTAGGACGGGCTACGATAAACTATGCAGCCATGGGAAGAGATTCTTCGCCATTTAGTTTTTTTGATCTCCTTGATAACGGAGCCAGGTGATCAACTCCGACGCGCCACCCAAAAGTACGATCACAGGTCGAATCCAAAAACACCCCCCCCTGAGCCGTCATTTGGTGGTTATACCAATGAACAGAATGAAAATACTAACGCAGGAATTGTAGTTGGAAAGGCAAAAAGGTTATTTGACATTTTTATTGTCATTTAGATTGACATGGAAATTTGTTACCACATCTCATCTCAACATGCACAAAGGATCTTTCGATCTAGCGCGACCTCCGCGATTCTACAAACAACACCTATTGCTCTCAGATCGCGTAGGCTACTTCACTGAACTCACAAAGAGATATGGAGACTTCATTCTCTCCCGAGGTCTCATGGATTTTTACGTCCTCAATCATCCAGATCTAGTAAAGGTTGTCCTGACACGCACACACCAAGAATTTGATAAGAATAGCCCGGTCTATGGACGTTTTAGAAACGCTTTCGGCAAAGGACTTGTGACCGCAGAGGGTGTAGCCTGGAAGCGGCAGCGCAAATTGTTGAATGACACTTTCCAAAGACGTTCTGTGGCAAATTTTTTCACCTCTATTGAGAAGGCATCGATGTCACTTGTAGAGGGTTTGGCCTCCCATGCCAAAGTGGGTAAGGCTGTTCCCGTGGCTCATCTACTTGCCGATACTTCCCTCCGAATAATAGGTGAGGCACTCTTCAGTTTCGAATTTGAGCCGCGCTTAGCAAAGATCAGGAAATGGACTGAGTCTATCAATCATTACAGCGCACGCTTGCCCATTCCAATCCTATCTCAACCATGGAGTCCTACGCCATCAAACATAAGGCTTCGTCTTGCTTTGAATGGCTTCGGAACATTCCTTGATGCTTTACTTAAAGAGCGAGCAAAAGCACCTCCTAAAGACGACTTGCTCTATCACTTATACAGCGAGATGGAGCGAGAATCTGACAGCGGCATCGATCCAAATATCATTGCTGATGAGGTTTTAGGAATTGTCATCGGCGGACATGAAACCACAGCCAATGCCATGGTTTGGTGTCTCTATGAAATTGCGCGGCACCCAAAGATACAGCACCAAATTGTTGATGAGTTATCTATTCGGGCCATTGATTACCAGAGTATTACTGAACTGATCTATTTAAAAGCAGTGATACAGGAAGCGCTGCGACTGCACCCCCCTTTCTGGTTTGAGAATCGCAACGTTAGTCAAGTGATTGAACTGGGCGGTAAAGAAATACCTGAAGGCACGATGGTGGCATTTAGCCGCTACAGTCTACACCGGCATTCTGATTTCTGGACTGAGCCAGAAAGCTTTAACCCTGAACGTTTCATGCCAGGAAATAAAGAAAACAGCCACTCAACATATGCCTACATTCCATTCGGTGGCGGTCCGCGCGTATGTATCGGCCGCCACATGGCCATGTTGGAAATCATGACACTGATAGCTGTTGTCTTGGTAAATTATTCTATCTCGATTGTCGATAACCATTCACTTAGGACGAAGGCAACCCTGACCATCGAACCAAGCTGCGGCCTGCCACTCATTTTTAAACAAAGATAATACTCAGCGTTTTATTATGAATCGATTTCCTTACATCCCCGACTACATTAATAACAAGTTCAGAGTCGAGAAACAGCGTCTAGACTACATCTTCCTAAGACCCCCGCTACTGATCCTCTATTTTATTCTTAGAGTCATCATTTTTCCCTTAAAATATATCTTCCATCGCAAGCCAATTGGTTTTGAGGGCCGGCTTATCGACACCGCGCTTGCATTTGGCTTCAAATACTTTGCATCACACGACGCCGTTGAACTCATAGTGCGCCACATTCAACTCGAACCTATCCTCTACCGCTATTTACTCATTGGCCACCCAGATATCAAACCTCCGGAAAAACAACTCAACGGCATCCACGGAAAATACGACTTAAACGACATTTCGGATCTCGTGAGAAATAATGTCACGATCGCACATGATGAGCTCTCATATGAGCTCGTTGACAGGTTCGACAAAGAAATATTCCTCCAGAACCTAGAAGAAATCCGTGCTTCGCGGCCAATTAATCATATGAACTTGGGCAAAGAAGTCATTGATGTAAATCGCAAGCACTCTCTGCAGTGGTTTGGATGCACGACTGTGGTAATGTTTATTGTATTCGTCATTACACTTTTCGCCGATCTGCGCACGACCGTGAAAGCGCTCAACTCCTTCGGCTCTGACTCCATTTTACTGTGGGCAATGAAACACATTTATCAGGATCATCCAGAAGTGATGACTGACCTCGATTTCTACTTACAAGTTTACAGTAATCGAAGTCACTATAACAGCAGTGCATTCTTCTCAGATCCGAGCCAATACCTCTACTACCATATCGTATTTGATGAGTTCGCATACGACACGCTGATAAATCGACCCGCAGGCCCAATGGGCAATAGATCCTAATAAACGATGGATGCCTACATCACTTCAACCGGTTCGTTTCTTCCAGGTCCGGCACGGGAAAATTACGAAATCGCTGACATATTGGGTACCCTTGAGCATGAGGGGCCGATACGAGAAAAGATTCTTCGGACCAACGGAATTCGCCGACGTCACTACGCAACGGATTCCGACCAAGAGTCCACGATGGATGTTTACGATCTGGGTGTGTGTGCTGCACGAGCATGCCTGACTAAAGCGTCGGGAATAGGAATACATCAGCCGACATACATCGGAGCAGGAACAACCTACGCTCCGTTTTCCGGTCCGGGGATCGCCTCGACTATACACGAACGTATCAGCTCTGCAAAAACGATAGAGCATGCAGTGGAAATTCAGAGCTTCTCTGGCATTTGTTCGTCATCTGCTCAAGCCATTGTCGCGGCTTCTCGAGCAATCCGGTCTGAAGATCATACGTTGGCGTTAGTCATTGGGACGGAGCATGCGTCAAGAATATTGAAATCCTCATACATTCAGCTTCCAGAGACTTACGATTCTAACCAGACGTTGAGGAAAACCAGTTGGTTCATGTCAGTCTTTTTGAGGAGTATGCTGTCGGACGGAGCAGGTGCAGCCCTGATTCAAAACTCACCGGGAGAAGGTCCATGGGCTCTACGCGTAAATTGGACACACTCCCGTTCTTTTGCTCATCAGACCGAACGCTGTATGACCCTTGAAACTGACTCAGGCAGACTGTCGCAGGATGTTGACGTCCTCGCCAAATACATGCGCCCCTGCATCGATGAGTTTCTGGATTCAGCAATGACGACGAACAAAGACAGTCTTGATGAATACAGTTGGGTACTACCGCATCTCTCTTCCTTCTTTTTCAAGCGACAGCTGTTGAGCCGACTCAAAGGTGTGTCAGGTGAAGCACTACCCTATTGGACGAATCTCGAAACCGCGGGTAATACTGGCGCAGCCAGCATATTCATCATGCTCGATGAATTCATGGAAGAACGTGGGTATGCACTCAATCATGGAGACCGCCTATTGTTATTTGTACCCGAATCTAGCCATTTTAATTTCGTACTATTGAGTCTCACTGTTATTAGGCCATGACCCGTGCGCATAAAAAACGCCTCGCAATTATCGGTGCCGGAAGCAGTGGGCTTGTCACGCTCAAGTATGCCCTCGATCTATTACCTGATTGGGAAGTGACGTGTTTTGAAAAAGGTAACGATGTTCGCGGAAGTTGGGGTTTCCCATATCAAGGATTTGTTTCCACCTCCACCAAGTTTGCTACTCAGTTCGCGTGTTATCCAAAATTTTCAGCAATTTGCGAAGGCTCTCAAGAATCGCCAAAAGACTTCTTTATGGACGGAGAGTATGGTGACTATTTGGAGGAATTCGCCGAAAATTTCGGCCTTAAGGCTTACATTCGCTTTCACATATCAGTCAAAGGACTTGTGAAGTCTGAATCCAATTGGCAAATCATGCTCCAAAACGATCAATCGGAGACCAGCACCGAAACTTTTGATGCAGTCTTCGTATGCACAGGCTTAGCAAATAGATCCAAATTGATACACACTACGCTCCCGACTCTGCGAAAGGTTGAGCACCCTGAAACAATACAAAACCAGAAGATTGTAATCGTCGGCGGAGGCGAATCAGCAGTCGATACGGCGAGCCGTCTCGCAGATCCAGCGTTGAAAAATCAAGTGTGGCTATCGTTGCGTTCAGGCATCCGGGTGAGCCCTCGATATCACCCAATTCGAGGTGTACCCTCAGACTATCTCCGCAATCGACTATTACTCTCAATAAGCCCACAATTTCGAAATGCGTTAGGCGAATTTTTTGTTCGGACACGTGTGAAATATGAGGACCTTTTCCAAAAGTCTTTTGCCGGTAAGCATACATCAAAGAAGAAGCGAGGCAATCGATCCAAAGACTGGAATCTCAAGTTAATGCGCCATGCGCGAGGCAAATTGTTCAATGTGTTTCACACGAAAAGTGATACCTTCCTCGACTATGTAGACTCTGGACGCATCCAAATCGTTGGACCTTCAAAAGACCATACATTTGATGAGTTCAAGGCATTCGGATCGGAAGGCCCTGATATCAAAATCGGACCCAACCTGGTCGTTGATCAAACTGGATATAAATCAGCATTGGACGAGATTACCGAATCACGCATCGATGTTAGTCATTTCTACCGTGGCTGTATTCATTCTACATACCCATTCATTTTTCTGATCGGATTCGCGCGGCCGGTGATTGGCAACATCCCAAGTATCGCAGAAATTCAGGCGCAATACGCGCTCTCAGTCTTATCCGGAGTCATTTCGCGCACCTCAAACATTAAGCAGAAGCACCAGGAAGAGCGGCGTCAGATCGAGATGAGATTTCCACACCTGACGATCAATAAGCTCTTGCCCGTAGAAATGTTTCCATACTGCGATGCCATTGCACGCGATATGGGCCGGTACCCCACTATTCGATCAACTGGATCAATAAGAAACTGGATACGCCTGCATCTCGCTCCCGCCAGCACCCTTCATTATGCATCGGAAATCAAACCAGAAAACCAGATGTGCTATCTGCCTAAGGTACTGTGCTTGGTCCTATTCTTAATACGCTGCACGGACCTTGTAAATTCCTGGATTTCATCCGTTAAGAAAAAGAAAATATGAAAACAATTACGGAATCCGAAGCAAAGGCGATGTTGGGGCAGGTACGTTGGTGGGATGTGCGGGCACCGGGGGAGTATCGGGCAGAACACATTGAGGGGACGGAGAATGTGCCTCTGGATGTCATTAATCGTGGGGGTGAGTGGCCTAAGGGTGAGGGGCCAATCGTGCTTTCCTGCCTGTCCGGGAAACTTTCGGAAGCTGCAGCTGGGGTATTGGAGGCGCAAGGTCACTTGGATGTTTACTCGCTTTCGGGGGGTATCGAGGCATGGAAGGCTGCAGGTTTTTCAACGATCAAGGGCTCCGGGACGATCAGTATTGAGCGGCAGGTGAGGATCGCTGCGGGCACTCTTGTCGCTGCTTTTTCGATTTTGGGCCTGACCGTGCACTCTGGCTTCTTCGGTGTTCCGATTTTCGTGGGGTGTGGGTTGGTATTCGCCGGCGTGACAGATACTTGTGGAATGGGGCTCATATTAGCGAGGATGCCTTGGAACCGTTAGGCATGCTCCTCGAGTGAACGCATCCTAATCTGCGGACATAGATCAAGTTTTCCTCAATTCACCTATTAGCTGGGCGAATGTTTGGGGCGTCATGCCAAAAAATCCTGCTCTTCTAAAATCATTATCACTGGCCTTACTGGCTTGTTTGTTATTTCCCGCCGTTATTTTTGCTGCCGCACCAGGGGTCTCTGATGATAAAATCGTATTAGGCCAAACTGCGGCGACCGACGGGCCTGCCTCAGCATTAGGCAGTGGGATGCAATATGGCCTCCAATTGTGGTTCGATCACGTGAATAGCACAGGTGGCATACATGGCCGCACAATCGAACTCACTACTTACAACGATGGCTACGAGCCAGTTCAGGCATTGGATAATGCTAAGAAACTAGTCGAAGAGGACAGCGTCTTTGCACTGATCGGCGGTGTCGGCACACCCACTGCGAAAGCAGTTGTCCCTTTCGTCGAGTCAGCTCAAGTTCCCTTCATCGGACCCTTCACCGGGGCGGGGTTCCTACGCGATCCCGATCTAAACTGGGTGGTTAATGTGCGAGCGAGCTATAATCAAGAAATGGAAGCTCTTGTTGCCCACTTGCATGATGAGCTGGGCTATGACCGCATTGGAATTTTTTACCAAAACGATGGCTATGGCCAAGCTGGGCTCTCTGGACTCCAAGCAGCCATGGAACGCCGTGGCCTTGAGATCTCACAAGAAGCAACCTATGAACGCAACACGCTCGCCGTTAAAAAGGGCGTCTTGGCCTTCCGCAAGGATCCGCCGCAAGCGATTGTTATGGAGGGTGCATACAAGCCGCGTGCCGAATTTATCCGTGTAGCACGCCGCGCTAAGATCACCGACACGCTCTTTTGTAATATATCCTTTGTAGGCACCCGCGCATTATTTGCAGACTTGGGCGGTGATGCGTCCGATGTTTTAATCTCACAGGTCATGCCCGACCCAAGACTTAAGGGCCTTCCATTCGTCTCGGAATACCTGGACCTTTTGGCAAAATCCGGGAGCAATCATGAGCCCGATTGGATTTCTCTAGAAGGGTTCGCAGTAGGTAAGCTCTTTACCGAAGCTTTGAGCAAATTGGGTAACGATGTCACCCGAAGTGGATTTATGGAGGCTATTGCAGCGACGGGGACATTTGATCTCGGCGGCGTCGTTCTCGAATTCAGTGACAATGACAGTCAAGGCATGAACGATGTCTATATGACGGCGTTCAAGTCGGGCGAGATCGTAGACCTGTAAGCATTCGCCGCGGAGCTAAATTTTTAGAAACGTGAAAAGCACTTTCTCGAAGTTACGAAGACTCGGCTTAAAACGGCAGCTCGCTTTGTCTTTTGGGCTTCTAATCTTACTGACGGGTGGGATCAGTGCGCTCGCGTTCAGCACGTTGGTTAATCTCAACACAAGTCTGGAAAGCACCGTAGCCAGTCTTGAGGAGTCGCGCCAAAAAGAGGCGTCCCTTCTCAAGAGCAGCCTGCTTAGAGAGGAAACGCTAGACGGTCTGATACAATCTCCAGATCACGAGTCTGTCGAAGGTCTCTGGGAGACAAATGGCCCCTCTTTTTCAAGTGGAAACCACGTGCTAAAGGATCTGAAAACAGCGCGTATTTCAGCGCTCGATCAGTTGGATAGTCTACGCGCTCTACATGGAGATCTCATGATTGATAGCGATATCATGAATGAAGCGATCAGCTCATTAATCGAATATCTCCGTACGGCTCAGACAGATGCTATCTTCCAAAGGTTCGGAGAGATCCGTTCGACTCTCGATAACAATAACGATGATTCTCTGGCGAAAATTTCAGCCTTGTTTGACCAAACCACAGAAAAATACGGCCAGCTATACACTGCCATCACCCTGGTTCTCGACATATCGAATAATATTCGTGCTGCAGAAAGTCGCATAGGCACAGATAGACTTACCATTTCCCGTGCGAACTTAGCCACATTACGCGAAAATCTTAGCTCACATTTAAAGGGGTCTGCCGAGGGATTCTCAACAGAGCTCCTCAGTCGCGCTCAATCAGCTCTGTCAGCGCTGACTGAAGATCGTCTAGATTTGCTGCTACGCGATGACGGTTCTGGCGATTTTGAGGCGCTGATTGCTGAACTCACCAGCCTACGCGTGGACATAGCTCTAACCGTCGACGATGCTGTGTTTGAAAATATACTACAGCTCGATGATCTTATTTCGTCGATCAGCTCGATCAATCAAGAGACTTTCGATACCTTATCGTCGTTCCGGAGCATCGTCCGTGAACTGAGCGAACAGGCCCAGAAC belongs to Opitutales bacterium and includes:
- a CDS encoding tyrosine-type recombinase/integrase, with the translated sequence MEAADIPRLDALGRRRDFHSFRGTFATSLAAHGVAPRVAQELMRYRDPQLTAKVYTDTFELPVLNAVNSLPWIENSAKTHK
- a CDS encoding cytochrome P450 — encoded protein: MHKGSFDLARPPRFYKQHLLLSDRVGYFTELTKRYGDFILSRGLMDFYVLNHPDLVKVVLTRTHQEFDKNSPVYGRFRNAFGKGLVTAEGVAWKRQRKLLNDTFQRRSVANFFTSIEKASMSLVEGLASHAKVGKAVPVAHLLADTSLRIIGEALFSFEFEPRLAKIRKWTESINHYSARLPIPILSQPWSPTPSNIRLRLALNGFGTFLDALLKERAKAPPKDDLLYHLYSEMERESDSGIDPNIIADEVLGIVIGGHETTANAMVWCLYEIARHPKIQHQIVDELSIRAIDYQSITELIYLKAVIQEALRLHPPFWFENRNVSQVIELGGKEIPEGTMVAFSRYSLHRHSDFWTEPESFNPERFMPGNKENSHSTYAYIPFGGGPRVCIGRHMAMLEIMTLIAVVLVNYSISIVDNHSLRTKATLTIEPSCGLPLIFKQR
- a CDS encoding NAD(P)-binding domain-containing protein, producing MTRAHKKRLAIIGAGSSGLVTLKYALDLLPDWEVTCFEKGNDVRGSWGFPYQGFVSTSTKFATQFACYPKFSAICEGSQESPKDFFMDGEYGDYLEEFAENFGLKAYIRFHISVKGLVKSESNWQIMLQNDQSETSTETFDAVFVCTGLANRSKLIHTTLPTLRKVEHPETIQNQKIVIVGGGESAVDTASRLADPALKNQVWLSLRSGIRVSPRYHPIRGVPSDYLRNRLLLSISPQFRNALGEFFVRTRVKYEDLFQKSFAGKHTSKKKRGNRSKDWNLKLMRHARGKLFNVFHTKSDTFLDYVDSGRIQIVGPSKDHTFDEFKAFGSEGPDIKIGPNLVVDQTGYKSALDEITESRIDVSHFYRGCIHSTYPFIFLIGFARPVIGNIPSIAEIQAQYALSVLSGVISRTSNIKQKHQEERRQIEMRFPHLTINKLLPVEMFPYCDAIARDMGRYPTIRSTGSIRNWIRLHLAPASTLHYASEIKPENQMCYLPKVLCLVLFLIRCTDLVNSWISSVKKKKI
- a CDS encoding rhodanese-like domain-containing protein gives rise to the protein MKTITESEAKAMLGQVRWWDVRAPGEYRAEHIEGTENVPLDVINRGGEWPKGEGPIVLSCLSGKLSEAAAGVLEAQGHLDVYSLSGGIEAWKAAGFSTIKGSGTISIERQVRIAAGTLVAAFSILGLTVHSGFFGVPIFVGCGLVFAGVTDTCGMGLILARMPWNR
- a CDS encoding ABC transporter substrate-binding protein; this encodes MPKNPALLKSLSLALLACLLFPAVIFAAAPGVSDDKIVLGQTAATDGPASALGSGMQYGLQLWFDHVNSTGGIHGRTIELTTYNDGYEPVQALDNAKKLVEEDSVFALIGGVGTPTAKAVVPFVESAQVPFIGPFTGAGFLRDPDLNWVVNVRASYNQEMEALVAHLHDELGYDRIGIFYQNDGYGQAGLSGLQAAMERRGLEISQEATYERNTLAVKKGVLAFRKDPPQAIVMEGAYKPRAEFIRVARRAKITDTLFCNISFVGTRALFADLGGDASDVLISQVMPDPRLKGLPFVSEYLDLLAKSGSNHEPDWISLEGFAVGKLFTEALSKLGNDVTRSGFMEAIAATGTFDLGGVVLEFSDNDSQGMNDVYMTAFKSGEIVDL